A genomic window from Geotrypetes seraphini chromosome 18, aGeoSer1.1, whole genome shotgun sequence includes:
- the HRH2 gene encoding histamine H2 receptor has protein sequence MCSSEMDEGLHNTVAPCRRPVLYNVLIGLILGFIILTTVCGNVVVCLAVGFDRKLRSLTNCFIVSLAITDLLLGFLVLPFSAINLLYEEWPFGIAFCNIYTSLDVMLCTASILNLFMISLDRYYGVTAPLRYSMLVTPCRVAIAMGIIWVVSLMVSFLPIHLGWNTKDMTVQNQGEDDKKKECKFELNKEYVLVDGLLTFYCPLIIMCIMYYRIFKIAREQAKRINHANYFNAISPSLPTVKEHKATVTLAAVMGAFIICWFPYFTVFTYEGVTDTEVDSTAFLIVLWLGYANSALNPILYAALNRDFRTAYQRLLHCRRVGPVSQELPLSPVHTRRSADRTHLEMQNPHEGKTLTSEIRNGKEKSCVGETMKRNRVGPCTKCINLLSCWSGLCLVKFLPKQSVWIPMCEEPVLEDGEFQKAALQPLAPHDAPNSGFS, from the exons ATGTGTTCTTCAGAAATGGATGAGGGTCTCCATAATACAGTTGCACCATGCAGGAGGCCGGTTTTGTACAATGTTTTGATTGGCTTGATCCTTGGATTCATCATCCTCACCACTGTTTGTGGCAATGTGGTCGTCTGCTTGGCTGTTGGCTTTGACCGTAAGCTCCGGAGCCTGACCAACTGTTTCATTGTCTCGTTGGCCATTACAGATCTTCTGTTAGGCTTCCTTGTGCTTCCTTTCTCAGCCATAAATTTACTTTATGAAGAATGGCCCTTTGGCATCGCCTTCTGCAACATCTATACCAGTTTGGATGTTATGCTCTGCACAGCCTCCATTCTCAATCTCTTCATGATTAGCTTGGACCGTTATTATGGGGTTACAGCTCCCTTGCGTTATTCCATGCTGGTCACCCCTTGCCGAGTTGCCATAGCAATGGGCATTATATGGGTGGTGTCTCTCATGGTGTCTTTTCTTCCTATTCACCTGGGATGGAACACAAAAGACATGACCGTGCAAAACCAGGGTGAAGacgataaaaaaaaagaatgcaaattTGAGCTGAATAAGGAGTACGTTCTGGTGGACGGATTGCTTACTTTTTATTGCCCTTTAATCATTATGTGTATTATGTATTATAGGATATTTAAAATAGCTAGGGAGCAGGCCAAACGGATAAACCATGCAAATTATTTCAATGCTATAAGCCCGTCACTTCCCACTGTCAAAGAGCATAAAGCCACAGTAACATTGGCGGCCGTAATGGGAGCCTTCATTATCTGCTGGTTTCCCTATTTCACTGTGTTTACATATGAAGGAGTGACTGATACAGAAGTGGATTCAACAGCTTTCTTGATTGTGTTGTGGTTGGGATATGCCAACTCAGCTTTGAATCCAATACTCTATGCGGCTCTGAACCGGGACTTCCGTACAGCATACCAGCGCTTGCTACACTGCCGGAGGGTTGGACCAGTCAGCCAGGAGCTTCCTCTGAGCCCTGTTCATACCCGGCGATCAGCAGACAGGACACATCTGGAAATGCAAAATCCACATGAGGGAAAAACACTGACATCTGAAATTAGGAACGGGAAGGAGAAATCCTGCGTGGGAGAAACCATGAAAAG AAACCGTGTTGGACCGTGCACAAAGTGCATTAACCTCCTCAGCTGCTGGAGTGGGCTCTGCCTGGTAAAGTTCCTTCCAAAGCAGAGTGTCTGGATCCCAATGTGTGAAGAACCAGTGCTGGAAGATGGAGAGTTCCAGAAAGCAGCGCTCCAACCTCTGGCTCCTCACGATGCTCCTAACTCTGGCTTTTCTTGA